A window of Pyrobaculum aerophilum str. IM2 contains these coding sequences:
- a CDS encoding dipeptidase, whose protein sequence is MIVDLHQDIAYYFLTSLNPPPFDQDYGGRQSDLPKLRRAGVDLVFAAVFPFVNAYGSWTPSRELILEGLKVYYTISERHGVKLVEGRGDLYAPGVKFLIALEGADVLYTVEDLRLLYKMGVRAVGITWNLDNKWGHSCYSRRDGGLTASGEELVEEAQRLGMVVDLAHASKQTALDVLKIAKKPVVISHANVRAVNPHPRNVDDDVIKALLDNGGVLGLTFIPGTISQSPTPRDLARHAAYVKDKFGVEVLALGTDYLGISATPQGLESADKIPNFINALREVGFTEEEIEAVAWRNAYRVLKEALRG, encoded by the coding sequence ATGATTGTTGATCTCCACCAAGACATCGCCTACTATTTCCTCACTTCTTTAAACCCCCCTCCATTTGACCAGGACTATGGCGGGAGGCAGAGCGACTTGCCCAAGCTCCGCCGCGCCGGCGTGGATTTAGTGTTCGCGGCGGTTTTCCCATTTGTAAACGCCTACGGCTCCTGGACTCCGAGCAGAGAGCTGATTTTAGAGGGGTTAAAGGTGTACTACACAATTTCCGAGCGACACGGCGTCAAGCTCGTGGAGGGGAGGGGTGACTTGTACGCCCCTGGGGTTAAATTCCTCATCGCGTTGGAGGGCGCCGACGTCTTGTATACGGTAGAGGATCTCCGCCTTCTGTACAAAATGGGAGTCAGGGCCGTTGGCATTACGTGGAATTTAGACAATAAATGGGGCCACTCTTGTTACTCGAGGAGAGATGGAGGGCTGACCGCCTCAGGGGAGGAGCTAGTAGAGGAGGCGCAGAGGCTGGGCATGGTGGTGGACTTAGCCCACGCCAGCAAACAGACGGCCCTCGACGTGTTGAAAATCGCTAAAAAGCCGGTGGTTATCAGCCACGCGAATGTCCGCGCCGTCAACCCCCACCCCAGAAATGTAGACGACGACGTAATAAAAGCGTTGTTAGACAACGGCGGCGTCTTGGGGCTTACCTTTATCCCCGGGACAATTTCCCAGAGCCCAACCCCTAGAGACTTGGCCAGACACGCGGCGTATGTGAAGGACAAGTTCGGAGTAGAGGTGCTGGCGCTGGGGACTGACTACCTGGGCATCTCGGCTACTCCCCAGGGGCTTGAGTCGGCGGATAAGATTCCGAACTTCATAAACGCGTTAAGAGAGGTCGGCTTCACGGAGGAGGAAATCGAGGCGGTGGCGTGGCGCAATGCCTACCGCGTTTTAAAAGAGGCGTTGAGAGGGTGA
- the trm10 gene encoding tRNA (adenine(9)-N1)-methyltransferase Trm10, translating to MLGNYLTSALREAGIDCLCLPRHFKCRGDIAQCAAVWTLVGRYKICPGECSGVPVAEIDGVVFLRRGGGRTCGWELGRRCENQVEVQFKPPAWPIIVVDLSLWEEHTRGEKHELVEQILATLGAVRRFLWDGNLWITNASGEFIELLNLHARGLVHKMGVFDKMPQLENPVVLDPEGPCLFTEEVARGYSEFIIGGIVDKERTAKSATARLAELIGVSKRCRIELRGSRVGVPDRINKIAEIVLRTWAGEPLEKAILATQAKRDRVYRLMWEIQKRAGRSQGGYLTLSRKALEEANWLGAPWEEVELALRKLRVKILD from the coding sequence GTGTTGGGTAATTACTTGACGTCTGCCTTGCGCGAGGCTGGCATAGACTGCCTCTGCCTCCCCAGACACTTCAAGTGCAGGGGAGATATTGCGCAGTGCGCGGCCGTGTGGACGCTCGTGGGAAGGTATAAGATATGCCCCGGCGAATGCTCCGGCGTGCCCGTCGCCGAGATTGACGGCGTTGTTTTTTTAAGGCGCGGGGGCGGGAGGACTTGCGGCTGGGAGCTGGGGAGGCGTTGTGAAAACCAGGTGGAAGTGCAATTCAAACCGCCGGCGTGGCCAATAATCGTTGTGGACTTGTCTCTCTGGGAGGAGCACACAAGGGGGGAAAAACACGAATTAGTGGAACAAATTCTGGCGACGCTGGGGGCTGTGAGGCGGTTTTTGTGGGACGGCAACCTCTGGATTACAAACGCCTCCGGCGAGTTCATAGAGCTTCTTAATTTACACGCCAGAGGCCTTGTGCACAAGATGGGGGTATTTGACAAAATGCCGCAACTGGAGAACCCGGTGGTCCTCGACCCCGAGGGGCCGTGTCTATTCACCGAGGAGGTAGCGAGGGGCTATTCTGAGTTTATAATAGGGGGGATTGTGGACAAGGAGAGGACGGCGAAGTCCGCCACGGCGAGGCTCGCGGAGCTCATAGGCGTGTCTAAAAGGTGTAGAATTGAGCTAAGGGGTTCCCGCGTGGGGGTCCCCGACAGGATTAACAAAATTGCAGAGATTGTGTTGAGGACGTGGGCCGGCGAGCCGTTGGAAAAGGCGATTTTGGCGACGCAGGCAAAAAGAGACAGAGTATACCGCTTAATGTGGGAAATACAAAAAAGGGCTGGGAGATCGCAAGGGGGCTATTTAACTCTGAGCAGAAAGGCGCTTGAAGAGGCCAATTGGCTCGGGGCGCCGTGGGAGGAGGTGGAGCTGGCCTTGAGGAAACTCCGCGTGAAAATTCTCGACTAG
- a CDS encoding PaREP1 family protein, translating to MIALSKPWVDLEKYRRDRLKEALYEAELAEEFLKNGLIRNAAGKAFQAVKAYLAAVAAAHRDRIVAAFPGRRRISPAKVVERGEWIIAVMPTSRMREVAAIVGDRELRLMVELALDLHEFQYNGLDGDAEVSRYASEEMVRRDIEEVVAFIKRAARA from the coding sequence GTGATTGCTCTCTCCAAGCCTTGGGTGGATTTAGAAAAGTACCGGCGAGACCGCTTAAAAGAGGCGTTGTACGAGGCCGAGCTGGCCGAGGAGTTTTTAAAAAACGGCCTCATCCGAAACGCCGCTGGTAAGGCGTTTCAAGCCGTCAAGGCCTATTTGGCGGCCGTCGCCGCGGCGCACAGAGATAGAATAGTGGCGGCTTTTCCGGGCAGGCGCAGGATTAGCCCCGCCAAAGTGGTAGAGAGGGGAGAGTGGATAATTGCCGTAATGCCCACATCGCGCATGCGGGAGGTGGCGGCTATCGTCGGCGATAGGGAGTTGAGGCTGATGGTGGAGCTGGCTCTGGACTTGCACGAGTTTCAATACAACGGCCTTGACGGCGACGCTGAGGTTTCTAGATACGCCAGCGAGGAAATGGTGAGGAGAGATATAGAGGAGGTGGTGGCTTTTATCAAAAGGGCGGCTAGGGCCTAG